One window of the Aquificaceae bacterium genome contains the following:
- a CDS encoding DNA-directed RNA polymerase subunit alpha → MLREFLFPSKVYWEERTKTYGRFVVEPLERGFGITIGNSLRRTLLSSIQGVALTAVKIYGVYHEFSAIEGVQEDTIEIIANLKRIRFKLHNSDVEVLYLKKKGEGVVYAKDISLPPNVEIVNPEQKILTITSPDKEINIELRIERGFGYVPTEEMEVLGETGWILVDADFSPVRQVAFRVEKTRVEKRSDYDRLIMEVYTDGTKTPDEVIKEAVGLIVKNFTLLENISFEIPVVEEPVGVTEEFVEKLSLPIEELDISQRALNSIKRMGISTIGDLVKLTEEDLKATKNVGRKAINEIKEALKQMGLHLGMDIESRR, encoded by the coding sequence ATGCTTAGAGAGTTTCTTTTTCCTTCTAAGGTCTATTGGGAAGAGAGGACAAAGACATATGGTCGCTTTGTTGTGGAACCATTAGAAAGAGGCTTTGGTATAACCATAGGCAATTCCCTTAGAAGGACCTTGCTCTCTTCCATACAAGGGGTTGCCTTAACTGCGGTAAAGATATACGGTGTTTATCATGAGTTTTCCGCCATAGAAGGTGTTCAAGAGGATACCATTGAAATAATAGCAAACCTCAAAAGGATTAGATTTAAGCTCCACAATTCTGACGTGGAAGTCCTATATCTTAAAAAGAAGGGAGAGGGTGTGGTATACGCAAAGGATATAAGCCTTCCCCCCAACGTAGAGATAGTAAACCCCGAGCAAAAGATACTAACTATAACAAGCCCAGATAAGGAGATAAATATAGAGCTAAGGATTGAAAGGGGCTTTGGATACGTCCCCACTGAGGAAATGGAAGTTCTTGGAGAAACTGGATGGATATTGGTGGATGCGGACTTTTCACCAGTTCGCCAAGTTGCCTTTAGGGTGGAAAAAACAAGGGTAGAAAAAAGGAGTGACTACGACAGACTTATAATGGAAGTTTACACAGATGGCACAAAGACACCTGATGAAGTCATAAAAGAGGCGGTAGGTTTAATAGTGAAAAACTTCACACTGCTTGAGAATATATCCTTTGAAATTCCAGTTGTGGAAGAGCCTGTGGGTGTAACAGAAGAGTTTGTAGAAAAGCTGAGCCTTCCCATAGAAGAGCTTGATATTTCTCAAAGGGCGCTCAATTCCATAAAGAGGATGGGCATATCCACTATAGGAGACCTGGTAAAGCTTACAGAAGAAGACCTAAAGGCTACAAAGAATGTGGGTAGAAAAGCGATAAACGAGA